From a region of the Takifugu flavidus isolate HTHZ2018 chromosome 18, ASM371156v2, whole genome shotgun sequence genome:
- the zc3h7a gene encoding zinc finger CCCH domain-containing protein 7A isoform X1 gives MTLHNHSTADNNTKESNNGPNAHGGKQVGTERAKMSGACQDRKGRWQEIQKGLQFIQSTLPFPGSQELYEVYIGDLVWNLFGEGNDVFREGDWTKSIEMYTEALSVAEYADSEEIYVPANLLEKLYANRAAAYLNIVPGLHDQALEDCEKALQFNEGNYKALYRKAKSLKEMGRHQEAYEAVAKCSLAVPQDSSVIQLTQDLAKILGLKIRKAYVRTKPALNVLQSSSYQDAACEKASHGSASVEEIEIDVPRQGQDGTKAPGPASVQPPLAEAGVEELPPPLPASNSISSEPPGFESVSRPVSVPSPVSLPPFVNGCRHSQPRSVPQPSQDFDGDIIGDDLDKLLDQAEPEVAVGIPTMKGPLPLPTSITTGGSMPSSFLMPSHSSFSYSGSAQPCVTLPPPYHKSGSIGYFGMDKFVTVPQPLDSLDSLSITNFKRDYAAGPFALQFNSDIPTGMAVGMPEVKGLPAAADLAKNPLSETHEFRQACSLCFVKTGPGVLEYVLHTEEHKCKKDALLGRIKVSPDKSWKLIRPRPTKTQYVGPYYICKEVAVGKECLYPGHCTFAYCQEEIDVWTLERKGFISRELLFDPYGHHSNARLTVPKILQEHHGIFMFLCEVCFDHKPRIISKTNKDDPSLCSHPVTKHNFELHKCLVHIFKENTVRYSKIRPLNPQCQLDVCRHEVRYGCGREDECFYAHSLIELKVWLLQHQQGTTHESIVQEAKKFWSTTMAMQGNQISGSQRRFGPPNLKMMFVCGQCWRNGQHSEADKNRKYCSAKARHTWAKDTRVVLVSSLGEGKWRKWTTVRPLPTKKPIPSQFEICMHVIARKKCQYVGNCTFAHGVEERDLWTYMKENNIADMDQLYEQWLLSQRPGWGEESSSNSVQENGKQIHMPTDYAEEVAGNHCWLCGKNCNSEKQWQQHITSEKHKDRVFNSEDDHNCWQYRFPTGAFRVCERFLAGTCTEDESCKLAHGEQELKEWRERREFLLMKLAKARKDHLIAPNDNDFGKYSFLLKDII, from the exons ATGACACTGCACAACCACAGCACCGCAGACAACAATACCAAAGAGTCTAATAATGGTCCAAATGCCCATG GTGGCAAACAAGTGGGTACTGAAAGAGCCAAGATGTCTGGAGCGTGTCAGGACAGGAAGGGTCGCTGGCAGGAGATCCAGAAGGGGCTTCAGTTCATCCA GTCAACACTTCCTTTCCCTGGAAGCCAGGAGCTGTACGAG GTGTACATTGGGGATCTCGTTTGGAATCTTTTCGGAGAAGGAAACGATGTTTTCAGAGAAGGCGACTGGACTAAATCTATTGAGATGTACACAGAAGCCTTGAGTGTAGCGGAGTACGCTGACTCTGAGGAAATCTATGTTCCAGCAAATTTACTGGAAAAGCTGTATGCAAATCGAGCTGCTGCGTACCTTAATATTGTTCCG GGACTGCACGACCAGGCCTTAGAAGACTGTGAAAAAGCTCTCCAGTTTAACGAGGGCAACTacaaggcgctttacagaaaaGCCAAATCCTTGAAGGAAATGGGAAGGCATCAGGAGGCCTACGAGGCCGTTGCCAAATGCTCACTAGCAGTGCCACAG GACTCCAGCGTCATACAGCTGACTCAGGACCTTGCTAAAATTTTGGGATTGAAAATCCGTAAAGCCTACGTGAGGACTAAG CCTGCCCTGAATGTTTTGCAAAGCTCGAGTTATCAAGATGCAGCGTGCGAGAAG GCTTCGCACGGTTCGGCTTCGGTTGAAGAAATAGAAATTG ATGTTCCTCGGCAGGGCCAGGACGGGACCAAGGCCCCGGGCCCGGCCTCGGTCCAGCCTCCTCTGGCCGAAGCCGGCGTAGAGgaacttcctcctcccctccccgccAGCAACAGTATATCGTCCGAGCCGCCGGGTTTCGAGTCGGTCTCGCGGCCCGTGTCGGTGCCCTCCCCGGTCTCCCTCCCCCCGTTCGTGAACGGCTGCAGACACAGCCAGCCGCGCTCCGTGCCTCAGCCCAGCCAGGACTTTGACGGTGACATCATCGGAGACGACCTGGATAAACTGCTGGACCAGGCGGAGCCCGAGGTCGCCGTG GGTATACCCACGATGAAGGGGCCCCTCCCCCtgcccaccagcatcaccacaggCGGTTCCATGCCCAGTTCCTTCCTGATGCCCTCCCACAGCTCGTTCTCTTACAGCGGTAGCGCTCAGCCCTGCGTCACTCTGCCCCCACCCTACCACAAATCAGGCTCCATTGGCTACTTTGGGATGGACAAATTTGTTACCGTCCCCCAGCCGCTGGACTCTCTGGATTCTCTCTCCATTACCAACTTTAAAAGAG ATTATGCTGCAGGTCCGTTTGCTCTGCAG TTTAACAGTGATATCCCCACGGGGATGGCCGTGGGGATGCCGGAGGTCAAGGGGCTTCCCGCAGCCGCCGACTTGGCAAAGAATCCTTTAAGTGAAACGCACGAATTCAGACAAGCGTGCTCGTTGTGCTTCGTCAAAACTG GCCCTGGCGTGCTGGAGTACGTCCTTCACACAGAGGAGCATAAATGCAAAAAGGACGCTTTGCTGGGCAGAATCAAGGTTTCACCAGATAAATCATGGAAGCTGATCCGGCCCAGACCAACAAAGACCCAGTATGTTGGGCCGTACTACATCTGCAAAG AGGTGGCTGTGGGAAAAGAGTGTTTGTATCCCGGCCACTGCACGTTTGCGTACTGCCAGGAGGAGATCGACGTTTGGACTCTGGAGCGAAAGGGATTCATCTCCAGGGAGCTCCTCTTCGATCCCTACGGGCATCACTCCAACGCCAGGTTGACGGTCCCCAAGATCTTACAGGAGCATCACGGGATATTTATGTTCCTGTGTGAA GTCTGTTTCGACCACAAACCCAGAATCATCAGTAAAACCAACAAAGACGACCCCTCACTCTGCTCCCATCCAGTCACAAAACACAACTTTGAGCTCCACAA GTGTCTGGTTCACATTTTTAAGGAGAACACGGTTCGCTACTCCAAAATCAGACCCCTGAATCCTCAGTGCCAGCTGGACGTTTGTCGCCACGAGGTGCGCTACGGCTGTGGGCGGGAAGACGAGTGCTTCTACGCTCACAGCCTCATCGAGCTGAAggtctggctgctgcagcaccagcagg GCACCACGCATGAAAGCATTGTTCAGGAAGCAAAGAAGTTCTGGAGCACAACCATGGCGATGCAGGGAAACCAG ATTTCGGGTTCACAAAGAAGATTCGGGCCTCCAAACCTGAAGATGATGTTTGTCTGCGGCCAGTGTTGGCGGAACGGTCAACACAGCGAAGCCGACAAGAACAGGAAGTACTGCTCAGCCAAAGCCAGACACAC gTGGGCCAAAGACACCAGGGTGGTGCTCGTAAGTTCCCTTGGAGAAGGAAAGTGGCGAAAGTGGACAACAGTCAGACCGCTCCCGACCAAAAAACCCATTCCGTCTCAGTTTGAG ATATGCATGCACGTAATAGCTCGGAAGAAGTGCCAGTATGTCGGAAACTGCACCTTTGCACACGGCGTAGAAGAGCGAGACCTCTGGACCtacatgaaagaaaacaaca TCGCAGATATGGATCAGCTCTACGAACAGTGGTTGCTGTCCCAGAGGCCCGGCTGGGGGGAGGAGAGCTCCAGCAACTCTGTCCAGGAGAACGGGAAGCAGATCCACATGCCCACAGACTACGCCGAGGAAGTG GCGGGAAATCACTGCTGGCTGTGCGGCAAAAACTGCAACAGCGAGaaacagtggcagcagcacatcaCCTCGGAGAAACACAAGGACCGCGTCTTCAACTCCGAGGACGACCACAACTGCTGGCAGTACCGATTCCCCACGGGCGCCTTCCGAGTGTGCGAGAG GTTCCTCGCAGGCACGTGCACGGAGGACGAGTCGTGTAAGCTGGCACACGGGGAGCAGGAGCTGAAAGAATGGAGGGAACGTCGGGAATTCCTTTTGATGAAACTAGCAAAAGCTAGGAAAGATCACCTTATAGCACCGAATGACAATGACTTTGGAAAATACAGTTTTCTGCTTAAAGACATTATATAA
- the LOC130514986 gene encoding UNC93-like protein MFSD11 produces MADRRTLNIVILGLGFLFIFTAFTTCGNVEHTVVKSLENSTFSGSGFHSLGIIYGVFSFSNLLAPMVVAVIGPKICMFISGLLYSGYVAVFIAPSTWALYFTSVLIGVAAALLWTAQGQFLVANSEASTINRNTGMFWALLQCSMLFGNLYIYFEWNGRTEIPDDSRRNVFLSLMVVSIVGTLSFLALSASRHEEDVLSEDEGQSLLSTPMMYKNRADSAIQDTKSDFRTIRQLLTDKTIVLLSPCMAYSGLELSFYSGVYGTCIGATAQFGAAAKGLIGISGIVVGVGEIVGGGLFGLLCKNNRFRRTSVVFLGMVVHFVAFYLIFLNTPDDAPVVFSTATQKEPFLTPSVSIALLCSFLLGLGDSCFNTQLYSILGRVYAEDSMPAFAIFKFVQSVFAAVAFFYSGYLMLTWQLLLMVILGFGGTLCFFMVERMQNFSIDLQEH; encoded by the exons ATGGCGGACAGAAGGACTCTCAACATTGTTATTCTGGGTTTGGGCTTCCTCTTCATTTTTACTGCGTTCACCACATGTGGGAATGTTGAG CACACTGTGGTGAAGAGTCTGGAGAACTCCACTTTCAGCGGCAGCGGCTTCCACAG TCTAGGAATCATCTATGGGGTCTTCTCCTTCTCCAATCTACTGGCACCGATGGTGGTCGCGGTGATCGGACCCAAGATTTGCATGTTCATAAGCGGCCTTCTTTACAG CGGTTATGTGGCGGTGTTCATCGCCCCGTCAACGTGGGCCCTTTACTTTACCTCGGTGCTGATCGGCgtggctgcagcct TGCTGTGGACGGCTCAAGGACAGTTTCTGGTGGCCAACTCAGAGGCTTCCACCATCAACAGGAACACTGGCATGTTCTGGGCTCTCCTACAGTGCAG CATGTTGTTTGGAAATCTTTACATCTATTTCGAGTGGAACGGAAGGACGGAGATACCAG ACGACAGCAGGAGGAACGTCTTCCTGTCCCTGATGGTCGTCTCCATAGTGGGGACGCTCAGCTTCCTGGCGCTGAGCGCGAGCCGCCACGAGGAGGACGTCCTGTCCGAGGACGAAGGCCAGTCGCTGCTCTCCACGCCGATGAT gTACAAGAACCGGGCGGACAGCGCCATCCAGGACACCAAGTCAGACTTCA GAACCATCAGGCAGCTGCTGACGGATAAAACCATCGTGCTGCTGAGCCCCTGCATGGCGTACAGCG GCCTGGAGCTGTCCTTCTACAGCGGCGTCTACGGGACCTGCATCGGGGCGACGGCGCAGTTCGGAGCGGCGGCCAAAGGCTTGATCGGCATCTCCGGGATCGTGGTGGGCGTCGGGGAAATCGTGG GCGGGGGACTCTTCGGGCTGCTGTGCAAGAACAATCGCTTCCGACGGACCTCTGTGGTGTTCCTGGGGATGGTCGTCCATTTCGTGGCCTTCTACCTGATCTTCCTCAACACGCCCGACGACGCGCCGGTGGTCTTCAGCACCGCCACCCAGAAGGAGCCATTTTTGACTCCCAG cgtGTCCATCGCTCTGctgtgcagcttcctgctggGACTGGGCGACAGCTGCTTCAACACGCAGCTCTACAGCATCCTGGGCCGCGTCTACGCCGAGGACAGCATGCCCGCCTTTGCCATCTTTAAATTCGTCCAG TCTGTGTTTGCAGCCGTGGCGTTCTTCTACAGCGGCTACCTGATGCTGAcgtggcagctgctgctgatggtcaTCCTGGGCTTCGGCGGGACGCTCTGCTTCTTCATGGTGGAGAGGATGCAGAACTTCTCCATAGATTTGCAGGAACATTAG
- the pla2g10 gene encoding group 10 secretory phospholipase A2 — protein sequence MTKESGVSELKKAPSGNARKEMEMQRYNTTRARTHVSGPKLQAGSARGRAERAAGDSTQEIIQTVSKKSSPRKHFTLTARWDSCARSSAACRTMTALHRILLLLSVTAASTGQRRAARSKRGLLELAGAIKCSTGRSALAYMMYGCYCGLGGQGWPRDRTDWCCHRHDCCYGDAERFGCHTKTDQYRWKCEEKTVACDDLKDKCEKLLCKCDMEVARCLRRAPFSQKYAMWPDFLCGYKQPTCNIYSLNVPLCK from the exons ATGACAAAAGAGAGCGGCGTGTCAGAGCTGAAAAAGGCCCCATCTGGAAATGCAAGAAAGGAGATGGAAATGCAGCGATACAACACAACCCGTGCCAG AACCCACGTAAGTGGTCCAAAGTTACAGGCTGGTTCCGCTAGGGGGCGCGCTGAGCGGGCCGCTGGTGACAGTACTCAGGAGATTATTCAAACAGTATCTAAAAAAAGCTCTCCTCGCAAACACTTCACCCTCACTGCGCGTTGGGACTCGTGTGCGAGGAGTTCGGCAGCCTGTCGCACCATGACTGCTCTTCATCGGATTCTTCTCCTGTTATCAG TGACCGCGGCCTCCACGGGCCAGCGGCGGGCCGCTCGGTCAAAGCGGGGGTTGCTGGAGCTGGCGGGAGCCATCAAATGCAGCACGGGGAGATCCGCCTTGGCCTACATGATGTATGGATGCTACTGCGGCCTGGGTGGCCAGGGCTGGCCCAGAGACAGGACGGACTG GTGCTGCCACAGACACGACTGCTGCTATGGCGACGCGGAGCGCTTCGGCTGCCACACAAAAACAGACCAGTACCGGTGGAAGTGCGAGGAGAAGACGGTGGCGTGCG atgatttGAAAGACAAATGTGAAAAGCTGCTGTGCAAGTGCGACATGGAAGTGGCGCGGTGTTTGAGGAGGGCGCCGTTCTCCCAGAAATACGCCATGTGGCCAGATTTCCTCTGCGGCTACAAACAGCCCACATGTAATATTTACTCACTAAATGTGCCtttgtgtaaataa
- the zc3h7a gene encoding zinc finger CCCH domain-containing protein 7A isoform X2, which yields MSGACQDRKGRWQEIQKGLQFIQSTLPFPGSQELYEVYIGDLVWNLFGEGNDVFREGDWTKSIEMYTEALSVAEYADSEEIYVPANLLEKLYANRAAAYLNIVPGLHDQALEDCEKALQFNEGNYKALYRKAKSLKEMGRHQEAYEAVAKCSLAVPQDSSVIQLTQDLAKILGLKIRKAYVRTKPALNVLQSSSYQDAACEKASHGSASVEEIEIDVPRQGQDGTKAPGPASVQPPLAEAGVEELPPPLPASNSISSEPPGFESVSRPVSVPSPVSLPPFVNGCRHSQPRSVPQPSQDFDGDIIGDDLDKLLDQAEPEVAVGIPTMKGPLPLPTSITTGGSMPSSFLMPSHSSFSYSGSAQPCVTLPPPYHKSGSIGYFGMDKFVTVPQPLDSLDSLSITNFKRDYAAGPFALQFNSDIPTGMAVGMPEVKGLPAAADLAKNPLSETHEFRQACSLCFVKTGPGVLEYVLHTEEHKCKKDALLGRIKVSPDKSWKLIRPRPTKTQYVGPYYICKEVAVGKECLYPGHCTFAYCQEEIDVWTLERKGFISRELLFDPYGHHSNARLTVPKILQEHHGIFMFLCEVCFDHKPRIISKTNKDDPSLCSHPVTKHNFELHKCLVHIFKENTVRYSKIRPLNPQCQLDVCRHEVRYGCGREDECFYAHSLIELKVWLLQHQQGTTHESIVQEAKKFWSTTMAMQGNQISGSQRRFGPPNLKMMFVCGQCWRNGQHSEADKNRKYCSAKARHTWAKDTRVVLVSSLGEGKWRKWTTVRPLPTKKPIPSQFEICMHVIARKKCQYVGNCTFAHGVEERDLWTYMKENNIADMDQLYEQWLLSQRPGWGEESSSNSVQENGKQIHMPTDYAEEVAGNHCWLCGKNCNSEKQWQQHITSEKHKDRVFNSEDDHNCWQYRFPTGAFRVCERFLAGTCTEDESCKLAHGEQELKEWRERREFLLMKLAKARKDHLIAPNDNDFGKYSFLLKDII from the exons ATGTCTGGAGCGTGTCAGGACAGGAAGGGTCGCTGGCAGGAGATCCAGAAGGGGCTTCAGTTCATCCA GTCAACACTTCCTTTCCCTGGAAGCCAGGAGCTGTACGAG GTGTACATTGGGGATCTCGTTTGGAATCTTTTCGGAGAAGGAAACGATGTTTTCAGAGAAGGCGACTGGACTAAATCTATTGAGATGTACACAGAAGCCTTGAGTGTAGCGGAGTACGCTGACTCTGAGGAAATCTATGTTCCAGCAAATTTACTGGAAAAGCTGTATGCAAATCGAGCTGCTGCGTACCTTAATATTGTTCCG GGACTGCACGACCAGGCCTTAGAAGACTGTGAAAAAGCTCTCCAGTTTAACGAGGGCAACTacaaggcgctttacagaaaaGCCAAATCCTTGAAGGAAATGGGAAGGCATCAGGAGGCCTACGAGGCCGTTGCCAAATGCTCACTAGCAGTGCCACAG GACTCCAGCGTCATACAGCTGACTCAGGACCTTGCTAAAATTTTGGGATTGAAAATCCGTAAAGCCTACGTGAGGACTAAG CCTGCCCTGAATGTTTTGCAAAGCTCGAGTTATCAAGATGCAGCGTGCGAGAAG GCTTCGCACGGTTCGGCTTCGGTTGAAGAAATAGAAATTG ATGTTCCTCGGCAGGGCCAGGACGGGACCAAGGCCCCGGGCCCGGCCTCGGTCCAGCCTCCTCTGGCCGAAGCCGGCGTAGAGgaacttcctcctcccctccccgccAGCAACAGTATATCGTCCGAGCCGCCGGGTTTCGAGTCGGTCTCGCGGCCCGTGTCGGTGCCCTCCCCGGTCTCCCTCCCCCCGTTCGTGAACGGCTGCAGACACAGCCAGCCGCGCTCCGTGCCTCAGCCCAGCCAGGACTTTGACGGTGACATCATCGGAGACGACCTGGATAAACTGCTGGACCAGGCGGAGCCCGAGGTCGCCGTG GGTATACCCACGATGAAGGGGCCCCTCCCCCtgcccaccagcatcaccacaggCGGTTCCATGCCCAGTTCCTTCCTGATGCCCTCCCACAGCTCGTTCTCTTACAGCGGTAGCGCTCAGCCCTGCGTCACTCTGCCCCCACCCTACCACAAATCAGGCTCCATTGGCTACTTTGGGATGGACAAATTTGTTACCGTCCCCCAGCCGCTGGACTCTCTGGATTCTCTCTCCATTACCAACTTTAAAAGAG ATTATGCTGCAGGTCCGTTTGCTCTGCAG TTTAACAGTGATATCCCCACGGGGATGGCCGTGGGGATGCCGGAGGTCAAGGGGCTTCCCGCAGCCGCCGACTTGGCAAAGAATCCTTTAAGTGAAACGCACGAATTCAGACAAGCGTGCTCGTTGTGCTTCGTCAAAACTG GCCCTGGCGTGCTGGAGTACGTCCTTCACACAGAGGAGCATAAATGCAAAAAGGACGCTTTGCTGGGCAGAATCAAGGTTTCACCAGATAAATCATGGAAGCTGATCCGGCCCAGACCAACAAAGACCCAGTATGTTGGGCCGTACTACATCTGCAAAG AGGTGGCTGTGGGAAAAGAGTGTTTGTATCCCGGCCACTGCACGTTTGCGTACTGCCAGGAGGAGATCGACGTTTGGACTCTGGAGCGAAAGGGATTCATCTCCAGGGAGCTCCTCTTCGATCCCTACGGGCATCACTCCAACGCCAGGTTGACGGTCCCCAAGATCTTACAGGAGCATCACGGGATATTTATGTTCCTGTGTGAA GTCTGTTTCGACCACAAACCCAGAATCATCAGTAAAACCAACAAAGACGACCCCTCACTCTGCTCCCATCCAGTCACAAAACACAACTTTGAGCTCCACAA GTGTCTGGTTCACATTTTTAAGGAGAACACGGTTCGCTACTCCAAAATCAGACCCCTGAATCCTCAGTGCCAGCTGGACGTTTGTCGCCACGAGGTGCGCTACGGCTGTGGGCGGGAAGACGAGTGCTTCTACGCTCACAGCCTCATCGAGCTGAAggtctggctgctgcagcaccagcagg GCACCACGCATGAAAGCATTGTTCAGGAAGCAAAGAAGTTCTGGAGCACAACCATGGCGATGCAGGGAAACCAG ATTTCGGGTTCACAAAGAAGATTCGGGCCTCCAAACCTGAAGATGATGTTTGTCTGCGGCCAGTGTTGGCGGAACGGTCAACACAGCGAAGCCGACAAGAACAGGAAGTACTGCTCAGCCAAAGCCAGACACAC gTGGGCCAAAGACACCAGGGTGGTGCTCGTAAGTTCCCTTGGAGAAGGAAAGTGGCGAAAGTGGACAACAGTCAGACCGCTCCCGACCAAAAAACCCATTCCGTCTCAGTTTGAG ATATGCATGCACGTAATAGCTCGGAAGAAGTGCCAGTATGTCGGAAACTGCACCTTTGCACACGGCGTAGAAGAGCGAGACCTCTGGACCtacatgaaagaaaacaaca TCGCAGATATGGATCAGCTCTACGAACAGTGGTTGCTGTCCCAGAGGCCCGGCTGGGGGGAGGAGAGCTCCAGCAACTCTGTCCAGGAGAACGGGAAGCAGATCCACATGCCCACAGACTACGCCGAGGAAGTG GCGGGAAATCACTGCTGGCTGTGCGGCAAAAACTGCAACAGCGAGaaacagtggcagcagcacatcaCCTCGGAGAAACACAAGGACCGCGTCTTCAACTCCGAGGACGACCACAACTGCTGGCAGTACCGATTCCCCACGGGCGCCTTCCGAGTGTGCGAGAG GTTCCTCGCAGGCACGTGCACGGAGGACGAGTCGTGTAAGCTGGCACACGGGGAGCAGGAGCTGAAAGAATGGAGGGAACGTCGGGAATTCCTTTTGATGAAACTAGCAAAAGCTAGGAAAGATCACCTTATAGCACCGAATGACAATGACTTTGGAAAATACAGTTTTCTGCTTAAAGACATTATATAA
- the ubfd1 gene encoding ubiquitin domain-containing protein UBFD1: protein MATLDGSEDVLMESEPKGAEPVSNDSVKGCAESDTDAANTSTQDSSISNGDEADDKREMVELKIIWNKNKYDLKIPVDNTGAKLKESIHSLTGLPPAMQKVMYKGLLPEDKTLRDIKITNGAKIMVVGSTINDVLAVSTPKEVMQQEVKAEENKKEPLCRQKQHRKVLDKGKPDDIMPAIKGTKERLPTVPLSGMFNKSGGKVRLTFKLEQDQLWIGTKERTEKVPMGSIKNVVSEPIEDHEGYHMMAFQLGPTEASQYWVYWVPAQFVDAIKDTVLGKWQYF, encoded by the exons ATGGCGACCCTGGATG GAAGTGAGGACGTTCTAATGGAGTCGGAGCCAAAAGGGGCTGAACCGGTCAGCAACGATTCTGTAAAAGGCTGCGCAGAAAGCGACACAGACGCAGCAAATACCTCAACTCAGGACTCTAGTATTAGCAACGGAGATGAAGCGGACGACAAGCGAGAGATGGTGGAGCTGAAGATCATctggaacaaaaataaatatgaccTGAAAATCCCTGTGGACAACACCGGAGCCAAACTAAAGGAGAGCATTCACTCTCTCACGG GTCTCCCTCCAGCCATGCAGAAAGTGATGTACAAAGGTTTGCTCCCGGAGGACAAGACGTTACGTGACATAAAGATCACAAACGGTGCCAAAATCATGGTGGTGGGATCGACGATAAACGACGTGTTGGCCGTGAGTACGCCCAAAGAGGTCAtgcagcaggaggtgaaagCGGAGGAGAACAAGAAGGAGCCTTTGTGCAGACAGAAG CAACACAGGAAGGTTTTGGACAAAGGTAAACCAGACGACATCATGCCGGCTATTAAAGGAACAAAG GAACGCCTACCCACAGTGCCTTTATCCGGAATGTTCAACAAGTCCGGAGGAAAAGTTCGACTCACGTTCAAGCTGGAGCAGGATCAGCTGTGGATCGGAACTAAAG agaggacagagaaggtACCGATGGGCTCCATTAAAAACGTAGTTTCTGAACCCATCGAGGACCACGAGGGCTATCACATGATG GCTTTTCAGTTGGGTCCAACAGAAGCTTCTCAGTATTGGGTCTACTGGGTGCCTGCACAGTTTGTGGATGCAATCAAAGACACCGTCCTTGGAAAATGGCAGTATTTCTAA
- the rmi2 gene encoding recQ-mediated genome instability protein 2 — protein MSKTETEKKRPPPVKVLSSQLRTAENCGDSYCVRPGKGRSLLVSLVWMQGTVMEVQLDRDSVLLMDETGTFTVQGVKGIPKGKPCLSPGKYVMVMGVIQAASPEPRIRAVKMADLSELAALHRRTWKLEVEELQQVLA, from the exons ATGTCTAAGACAGAAACGGAAAAGAAGCGACCGCCGCCCGTCAAAGTCTTGTCCAGTCAGCTGAGGACGGCGGAAAACTGCGGGGACTCGTATTGTGTGAGGCCGGGCAAGGGTCGCTCTCTGCTGGTGTCCCTGGTGTGGATGCAGGGGACCGTCATGGAGGTCCAGCTGGACAGAGACTCCGTGCTGCTGATGGATGAGACGGGGACGTTCACTGTTCAGGGCGTGAAAGGCATCCCCAAAGGGAAACCGTGTCTATCTCCAG GCAAGTATGTCATGGTGATGGGCGTGATCCAGGCCGCCTCCCCGGAGCCACGCATCCGCGCCGTGAAGATGGCGGACCTCTCCGAGCTCGCCGCGCTCCACAGGCGGACGTGGAAGCTGGAGgtagaggagctgcagcaggtgttGGCCTGA